In Longimicrobium sp., one DNA window encodes the following:
- a CDS encoding SRPBCC family protein codes for MAEIAHRLQATLGGGGEVNVGRSERIASVLGGAALAGFGARRRGLGGALLGLAGAALVHRGLTGHSFLYGALGMDTAGEGLRGRLAEDEEAAVSVTASVTVNRPADELYAFWRDFRNAPRYMDRISRVEVLGEARSRWTATGPMGRSWEWESEVTEDRPGELIAWESLPGSDLPNRGWVQFLPAGDGRTEVRHFVEFDPPAGVVGQAVARVFHQAPAEMVRGDLRRFRALMEAGEIATTSGQPSAREEWEDDAGR; via the coding sequence GTGGCGGAGATCGCGCATCGGCTGCAGGCCACGCTGGGCGGCGGCGGCGAGGTGAACGTGGGGAGGAGCGAGCGCATCGCCTCGGTGCTGGGCGGGGCCGCGCTGGCGGGGTTCGGCGCCCGGCGGCGCGGCCTGGGCGGCGCGCTGCTGGGGCTCGCGGGGGCGGCGCTCGTGCACCGCGGCCTCACCGGGCACTCGTTCCTCTACGGCGCGCTCGGGATGGACACCGCGGGCGAGGGGCTGCGCGGCCGGCTCGCGGAAGACGAGGAGGCGGCCGTGAGCGTGACGGCCTCCGTCACCGTCAACCGCCCGGCCGACGAGCTCTACGCCTTCTGGCGAGACTTCCGCAACGCCCCCCGCTACATGGACCGCATCTCCCGCGTGGAGGTCCTGGGCGAGGCGCGCTCGCGCTGGACCGCCACGGGGCCGATGGGGCGCTCGTGGGAGTGGGAGAGCGAGGTCACCGAAGACCGCCCGGGCGAGCTGATCGCCTGGGAGTCGCTCCCCGGCTCGGATCTGCCCAACCGCGGCTGGGTGCAGTTCCTCCCCGCCGGCGACGGGCGGACCGAGGTGCGCCACTTCGTGGAGTTCGATCCCCCCGCCGGCGTGGTGGGCCAGGCGGTCGCCCGCGTCTTCCACCAGGCGCCGGCCGAGATGGTGCGCGGCGACCTGCGGCGCTTCCGCGCGCTGATGGAGGCGGGCGAGATCGCCACCACCAGCGGCCAGCCCTCGGCGCGCGAGGAGTGGGAGGACGATGCCGGGCGGTGA
- a CDS encoding zinc-dependent alcohol dehydrogenase, with protein MKAVCWHGVDDVRVDDVPDPEILNPRDAVVRVTTTCICGSDLHLVDGYVPSMRDGDILGHEFMGEVMEVGSEVKNVSVGDRVVVPFNIACGRCWFCEQDLWSLCDNSNPNAAALEKMYGYAGAGLFGYSHLYGGYAGGQAEYARVPFADVGPLVIPEHLPDEKVIFLTDIFPTGYMAAENCGIREGDTIAVWGCGPVGQFAIRSAFLLGAGRVIAIDREEARLRMAQAGGAEVLNYEEVGGLLDVTDAVRDLTGGRGPDACIDAVGMEAHGKGLEWWYDRARQALRLETDRPIALRQAIQACRKGGTVSIPGVYGGLLDKVNFGAAFAKGLTFRMGQTHVHRYLRRLLEHVEQGDIDPSLVITHSMGLDDAPHGYKIFKEKQDECVKVVLTP; from the coding sequence ATGAAGGCGGTCTGCTGGCACGGGGTCGACGACGTGCGCGTCGACGACGTCCCCGACCCCGAGATCCTGAACCCGCGCGACGCCGTCGTCCGCGTCACCACCACCTGCATCTGCGGCTCGGACCTGCACCTGGTGGACGGCTACGTCCCCTCCATGCGCGACGGCGACATCCTCGGCCACGAGTTCATGGGCGAGGTGATGGAGGTGGGCTCGGAGGTGAAGAACGTCTCCGTCGGCGACCGGGTGGTGGTCCCCTTCAACATCGCCTGCGGGCGCTGCTGGTTCTGCGAGCAGGACCTCTGGTCGCTCTGCGACAACTCCAACCCGAACGCGGCGGCGCTGGAGAAGATGTACGGCTACGCGGGCGCCGGGCTCTTCGGCTACTCGCACCTGTACGGCGGCTACGCGGGCGGCCAGGCCGAGTACGCGCGCGTCCCCTTCGCCGACGTGGGGCCGCTCGTCATTCCCGAGCACCTGCCCGACGAGAAGGTGATCTTCCTCACCGACATCTTCCCCACCGGCTACATGGCGGCCGAGAACTGCGGGATCCGCGAGGGCGACACGATCGCGGTGTGGGGGTGCGGGCCGGTGGGGCAGTTCGCCATCCGCAGCGCCTTCCTGCTGGGCGCGGGGCGGGTGATCGCCATCGACCGCGAGGAGGCGCGGCTGAGGATGGCGCAGGCGGGCGGCGCCGAGGTGCTGAACTACGAGGAGGTGGGCGGGCTGCTCGACGTGACCGACGCCGTGCGCGACCTCACCGGCGGGCGCGGCCCCGACGCGTGCATCGACGCGGTGGGGATGGAGGCGCACGGGAAGGGGCTGGAGTGGTGGTACGACCGGGCCAGGCAGGCGCTGCGCCTGGAGACCGACCGCCCGATCGCGCTGCGCCAGGCGATCCAGGCGTGCCGCAAGGGCGGGACGGTGTCGATCCCGGGCGTCTACGGCGGCCTGCTCGACAAGGTGAACTTCGGCGCCGCGTTCGCGAAGGGGCTCACCTTCCGCATGGGCCAGACGCACGTGCACCGTTACCTGCGCCGGCTGCTGGAGCACGTGGAGCAGGGCGACATCGACCCCTCCCTCGTGATCACCCACTCGATGGGCCTGGACGACGCGCCGCACGGCTACAAGATCTTCAAGGAGAAGCAGGACGAGTGCGTGAAGGTGGTGCTGACGCCGTGA
- a CDS encoding GAF domain-containing protein gives MAEYTFVADKTGELRMDAAAKEERYGEVAAQVEACLAGEPDLLAAMATVACLLHNAFPYYFWTGFYRRVGPTRLLVGPYQGTMGCLDIDFSRGVCGAAATRRETVVVDDVAAFPGHIACDAASASEIVVPVFDAAGELVAVLDVDSTLPAAFDEVDRRWLERIVALLANKEPRPVVGAG, from the coding sequence ATGGCCGAATACACGTTCGTCGCCGACAAGACCGGCGAGCTGCGCATGGACGCGGCCGCCAAGGAGGAGCGCTACGGCGAGGTCGCGGCGCAGGTGGAGGCGTGCCTGGCCGGAGAGCCGGACCTGCTGGCGGCCATGGCGACGGTGGCGTGCCTCCTCCACAACGCCTTCCCGTACTACTTCTGGACCGGGTTCTACCGCCGCGTGGGACCCACGCGCCTGCTGGTGGGGCCGTACCAGGGGACGATGGGGTGCCTGGACATCGACTTCTCGCGCGGCGTCTGCGGCGCGGCGGCCACCCGGCGCGAGACGGTGGTGGTCGACGACGTCGCCGCCTTCCCCGGCCACATCGCCTGCGACGCGGCGTCGGCGTCGGAGATCGTCGTCCCCGTCTTCGACGCGGCCGGCGAGCTCGTGGCCGTGCTGGACGTGGACAGCACCCTCCCGGCGGCGTTCGACGAGGTGGACCGGCGCTGGCTGGAGCGGATCGTGGCGCTGCTCGCGAACAAGGAGCCGCGGCCGGTGGTCGGCGCGGGCTAG